From one Caldithrix abyssi DSM 13497 genomic stretch:
- the dapF gene encoding diaminopimelate epimerase, translated as MKKIIPFAKIEATGNDFIILDDREIAAALLSPEMIKNWCDRHFGIGADGLIHVSVSGPTTPRMLFFNADGSRGAMCGNGLRAVALHLLTIGVCHKKHDNFIEADDGLHRFTVDEQGRISVELLLNEQNEKKIDAAALDLPAGIELLGFKQVGVPHLVLKTELDEFADFEKLGRRLRSHPLFGAQGTNVNLIRMVDENTIKVRTYERGVEGETFSCGTGVTACALLCWECFSPSQKTLTVQTRGGILKVEQKSGRLWLGGPAHIVFIGQKILEN; from the coding sequence ATGAAAAAGATTATCCCTTTTGCCAAAATTGAGGCAACCGGCAACGATTTTATCATTTTAGATGATCGCGAAATCGCTGCGGCATTGCTCTCGCCAGAAATGATTAAAAATTGGTGCGACCGTCATTTTGGCATTGGCGCGGATGGCCTGATCCATGTGAGTGTCTCCGGACCGACCACGCCCAGGATGCTATTCTTTAACGCCGACGGTTCGCGAGGCGCAATGTGCGGCAACGGGTTGCGCGCCGTTGCGTTGCATTTGCTAACCATTGGCGTGTGCCATAAAAAACATGATAACTTTATCGAAGCAGATGACGGGCTGCACCGCTTTACAGTTGACGAGCAGGGCCGAATTTCCGTTGAATTGCTGCTAAATGAGCAGAACGAAAAAAAGATCGACGCCGCAGCACTCGATTTACCCGCAGGAATTGAGTTGTTGGGTTTTAAGCAGGTAGGCGTTCCGCATCTGGTATTAAAAACAGAGCTGGATGAATTCGCGGATTTTGAAAAATTAGGCCGCCGCTTGCGTTCGCATCCGCTATTTGGGGCGCAAGGGACCAATGTGAACCTCATCCGCATGGTCGATGAAAACACCATAAAAGTAAGAACCTATGAACGGGGCGTGGAGGGCGAGACCTTTTCGTGCGGCACGGGCGTTACAGCCTGTGCGCTGCTTTGCTGGGAGTGCTTTTCTCCGTCTCAAAAAACGTTAACCGTTCAAACACGCGGCGGAATTCTTAAAGTTGAGCAAAAAAGCGGTCGATTATGGCTTGGCGGGCCGGCACACATCGTTTTTATCGGCCAGAAGATATTAGAAAATTAA
- a CDS encoding tetratricopeptide repeat protein, producing MRWIIVFMLSILLSACAVFKPPEKAAPKIATPAAPLKIQSAIDSLINEGINHHASGNDTLAIACWLKVMNYTDTIPDVFNYLGVAYQKLGQFERALDYFKRAVQLDSAYYEAFNNAGYMLLYLNQFDEAKKYFEKALSLNPQFERAKDNLKLVEKILTGKLNWQVFSLAESIQKKGDYLEEIEGYQKVLQMDSSYAKAHNNLGVIYYYEGKTDSAFKHIRLALYYNPDYPEAINNLGYLHKETGNYDLALRLFFKALTLKPRYIGALNNLGETYYLKGELQNARRVFETVLDLEKNNRVAKNWLQKLDSL from the coding sequence ATGCGTTGGATTATTGTTTTTATGCTCAGCATTTTATTGTCTGCCTGTGCCGTTTTTAAACCGCCGGAAAAAGCCGCCCCCAAAATTGCAACACCGGCCGCGCCGCTTAAAATACAAAGCGCCATCGATAGTCTGATTAATGAGGGAATTAACCATCATGCCAGCGGTAACGATACACTGGCCATTGCCTGCTGGTTAAAAGTGATGAATTACACCGACACCATCCCCGATGTCTTTAACTACCTCGGCGTTGCCTATCAAAAACTGGGGCAATTCGAGCGCGCTCTGGACTATTTTAAAAGGGCCGTCCAATTAGACAGCGCCTACTATGAGGCCTTCAATAATGCCGGCTACATGTTGTTGTATCTCAATCAATTTGACGAAGCGAAAAAGTATTTTGAAAAGGCGTTAAGCCTGAACCCACAATTTGAGCGGGCAAAGGATAACCTGAAACTGGTTGAAAAAATCCTGACAGGAAAACTAAACTGGCAGGTCTTTTCGCTGGCAGAAAGCATTCAAAAAAAGGGCGACTATCTCGAAGAAATAGAAGGCTATCAAAAAGTGTTGCAAATGGACTCTTCTTACGCCAAAGCCCACAACAACCTGGGCGTAATCTATTATTATGAGGGAAAAACCGACAGCGCGTTTAAGCATATTCGCCTGGCCCTTTATTACAATCCCGACTATCCCGAGGCCATCAACAATCTGGGCTATTTGCACAAAGAGACAGGAAATTACGATCTGGCCTTACGTCTTTTCTTTAAAGCGTTGACTTTAAAACCCCGATATATCGGAGCGTTGAATAATCTTGGCGAAACCTATTATTTAAAAGGCGAACTTCAAAATGCGCGGCGCGTTTTTGAAACAGTGCTCGATCTTGAAAAAAACAACAGAGTGGCCAAAAACTGGCTACAAAAACTGGATTCTCTTTAA
- a CDS encoding mannose-1-phosphate guanylyltransferase: MHIILMAGGMGTRFWPRSRKNSPKQLLNLVGDKTMIRMTYERVRGLTADKNILIITNQELKEAIHQQIPEIPLNNIIAEPFGKNTAPCIGLAAAIVRKRASMEEPMVILPADHLIKEVDVFQDIIRTGVEYARQNDALITLGITPAYPETGYGYIQRGEAVATLNNRTVYKVKTFAEKPNLEAAQLFLQSGDFLWNSGMFIWKVGTIWKEFVTHQPEMAEGFEEIYQSIDSNRFEETVLDVYMRVKSISIDYAIMEVAQSVYIIEADFKWNDVGSWEAAYAISEKDEQQNAITAQNQVVIDSKNNLIYAPKKLVALIDVENLAVVETEDAILICKKDSSQRVKEVIDDLKQRNLEEYL; encoded by the coding sequence ATGCACATCATTTTAATGGCTGGTGGAATGGGAACACGGTTTTGGCCCAGAAGTCGGAAGAACTCCCCGAAACAACTTTTGAATCTGGTTGGCGACAAAACAATGATTCGCATGACCTATGAACGTGTTAGAGGATTAACGGCCGATAAAAATATATTAATTATTACCAATCAGGAACTCAAAGAGGCCATCCATCAACAAATCCCGGAAATTCCGTTAAACAATATCATTGCCGAGCCCTTTGGCAAGAATACCGCTCCCTGCATAGGATTGGCGGCCGCCATCGTACGCAAAAGAGCTTCAATGGAAGAGCCGATGGTCATTTTGCCGGCCGACCATCTGATCAAAGAAGTCGATGTTTTTCAGGATATCATCCGCACCGGCGTCGAATACGCCCGCCAGAATGATGCGTTGATTACCCTGGGTATTACGCCTGCCTATCCGGAAACCGGTTACGGATATATTCAACGAGGCGAGGCCGTGGCAACGCTCAATAATCGTACGGTGTACAAGGTCAAAACCTTTGCAGAAAAACCGAATCTTGAAGCCGCGCAATTATTTTTGCAAAGCGGCGATTTTTTGTGGAATAGCGGAATGTTTATCTGGAAAGTAGGAACGATCTGGAAAGAATTTGTTACCCATCAACCGGAAATGGCCGAAGGCTTCGAAGAGATCTATCAAAGCATTGATAGCAATCGATTTGAAGAGACCGTTTTGGATGTTTACATGCGCGTTAAGTCCATTTCCATCGATTACGCCATTATGGAAGTGGCGCAGTCCGTTTATATTATTGAAGCGGATTTTAAATGGAACGACGTTGGCTCCTGGGAAGCGGCCTATGCCATTTCTGAAAAAGACGAACAACAGAACGCCATCACCGCGCAAAATCAGGTTGTAATTGATTCTAAAAATAACTTAATTTATGCTCCTAAAAAATTGGTGGCTTTGATCGACGTTGAAAACTTAGCCGTTGTTGAAACCGAAGACGCTATTTTGATTTGCAAAAAAGACAGTTCACAACGGGTCAAAGAAGTGATCGACGACCTGAAACAACGAAATCTGGAAGAGTATTTGTGA
- a CDS encoding PilZ domain-containing protein yields MGRGAKRLETENLLAFKLFDAQKRIVLQGVVKTIDISRTGISIDSFDPMEVGSPIELTIGFGENVVKAKGTVKNCVKRSRKTYHVGIEFEYLSDEDLNKIAMVYPEILK; encoded by the coding sequence GTGGGACGCGGCGCAAAACGCCTGGAAACAGAAAATTTATTAGCTTTTAAATTATTCGATGCGCAAAAACGGATTGTGCTACAGGGCGTTGTGAAAACCATTGATATTAGCCGTACCGGAATCAGCATCGATTCTTTCGATCCCATGGAAGTCGGTTCTCCTATTGAATTGACCATCGGTTTTGGCGAAAATGTGGTAAAGGCTAAAGGAACGGTGAAAAACTGTGTGAAAAGGTCGAGAAAAACCTATCATGTGGGAATCGAGTTTGAATATTTGAGCGATGAGGATTTAAATAAAATTGCCATGGTGTATCCGGAAATTCTGAAATAA
- a CDS encoding IS1182 family transposase — translation MSFITYNRSQMNLFGYSVEDFARDDPKSRFVVELVSRLDLSALYSRYSSQGGDSYAPDMMLALWFYAYSNGITSTRKLEELCKYDTRYIYITGNQHPDHSTLSRFRKAHLDLLDQYFVEILLIAQAEGISSFNQIAIDGTKIKAHSSKRHGYTEDQLDKRIEKLRAEIKQYMQRCNFVEQGATDELDLETLRAEKERLERLEKEILERKAQLKERKKQLKSEHRSRHQINVKEPDARMMPSVDGPGYNAQLGVDMSSHLIVAHEVVSQPNDQGQFIPIQEQVEKNLGSDDKRSYTADSGYHNSADLKELEEKQIDAVIADPQLSNRSIKETPTSKEELQKEERKLKRSDFVYHEQGDYYECPAGKKLFPVERNSERIVYRSNDCQDCPLINLCISSKKKVKQIHRSVNESYCERMAKKLQTSAAQERLKKRSVTVEPVFGNLKHNLGYRGFSLSGLNNVRSEFTLMCIGHNINVLFKNMLGKRLAAFIKASQEKDDLLILFSKNILAFLILYFAQRLRMRKNYQYRRI, via the coding sequence ATGAGTTTTATTACTTATAATCGCTCACAAATGAATCTCTTTGGCTATAGTGTGGAAGATTTTGCCAGAGACGATCCAAAGAGTCGATTTGTAGTGGAGTTGGTTTCGCGCCTTGATTTAAGTGCACTTTATTCCCGTTATAGTTCACAAGGCGGTGATTCTTATGCCCCAGACATGATGCTTGCCTTATGGTTTTATGCTTATAGTAACGGCATTACCAGCACCCGTAAGCTGGAGGAATTGTGTAAATATGATACGCGCTACATTTATATCACTGGGAATCAGCATCCGGATCATAGTACATTAAGTCGTTTTCGCAAGGCACATTTGGATTTATTAGACCAATATTTTGTAGAGATACTTTTAATTGCCCAGGCCGAAGGCATAAGTAGTTTCAACCAGATAGCCATAGATGGCACGAAAATCAAAGCGCACAGCAGTAAGCGTCATGGCTACACTGAGGATCAATTAGACAAACGTATAGAGAAGTTAAGAGCAGAGATCAAGCAATACATGCAGCGCTGTAATTTTGTAGAACAGGGGGCCACGGATGAATTAGATTTAGAAACTCTTCGAGCGGAGAAAGAACGGCTTGAGCGCTTAGAGAAAGAGATATTAGAACGTAAAGCCCAATTGAAAGAGCGTAAGAAACAGCTCAAATCAGAACATCGTTCAAGACATCAAATAAATGTAAAAGAGCCGGATGCCCGCATGATGCCTTCGGTGGATGGGCCGGGTTATAACGCACAATTAGGCGTAGATATGTCCAGTCATTTAATTGTAGCCCATGAAGTGGTAAGCCAGCCCAACGACCAGGGTCAATTCATACCGATCCAAGAACAAGTAGAGAAGAATCTTGGTTCAGATGATAAGCGATCTTACACAGCCGATTCCGGTTATCACAATAGCGCAGACCTAAAAGAATTGGAAGAAAAGCAGATCGATGCCGTAATAGCCGATCCCCAGTTATCCAATCGTTCGATAAAGGAGACACCGACCTCCAAGGAAGAATTGCAAAAAGAAGAAAGAAAACTAAAACGAAGTGATTTTGTGTATCATGAACAGGGAGATTACTATGAATGTCCGGCGGGTAAGAAGCTTTTTCCAGTTGAGAGGAATAGCGAACGGATCGTATATCGTTCCAATGATTGTCAGGACTGTCCCTTAATTAATTTATGCATTTCCAGTAAAAAGAAAGTTAAGCAAATCCATCGTTCAGTTAATGAGAGTTATTGCGAACGTATGGCGAAAAAGTTACAAACTTCAGCGGCGCAGGAACGACTAAAGAAGCGTTCGGTGACAGTTGAACCTGTTTTTGGTAATTTGAAGCATAATTTAGGCTATCGTGGATTTTCCTTATCTGGTCTTAATAATGTTCGTAGTGAATTTACGTTAATGTGTATTGGGCATAATATTAATGTTCTATTTAAAAATATGTTAGGGAAACGTTTAGCAGCGTTTATAAAAGCATCACAAGAAAAAGATGATCTATTAATTTTATTTTCAAAGAATATTTTGGCATTTTTAATTCTATATTTTGCCCAACGTTTAAGAATGAGAAAAAATTATCAATATCGGAGAATATAA
- a CDS encoding T9SS type A sorting domain-containing protein yields the protein MRFVTVVFMVSILVSSVLSGALPKKIDKARVSKASIQKVRIQDVLPPGDTKDRILPLSKSPVLPLQKPMVTGKFYTDHSVVVKIDSSRNGFGWLNTAIRSVDHFNGIDAMDVEVDFVVAAYRQYILANPATGIIGATTIDVANGLDNAEFYRHVELNQDLAAGTVGGRYPGAVAIDRPFIHFNQYISGDAQNSPALSDPYLITDYGSYGINGGAWTPSIKMDEGYQHWTFDNNRLWNGPVEVVKGNDGLYHYVGAYRNWTIAGESQPYEYVLLNAQTDDPTFGWTIDTDPTVIDTMNFFIYPAISINKNGFGACVGVGHAGPHPGDTFYLSELRLMVMTTQDYGQTWTDVREVSWAELGIPEEITAADSVYVLANPDDPNDTTMVIYEGPAYVAIPNNHSVDVLVTEDNKIYVAFDITWGPWATENSYYRSPYYCGLHVAISTDEGATFKDSHVAINNGFYEGDEMSDQVDDNFFFNSEADLSVDENGVIYVTWLDRPSTGVEPAEKSRYNNPNEGILLKADVFTARSIDGGKTWTWKMNVTQTQSVDEYELKAVRKASSRNNGTVWFAYCEVDPNQPVAQGDPDAYTYRTNRVWVGEAFTYPDSGVGIDDRKENLAVNHVLLRNYPNPFNPSTHIEFKSGEAGRAVLTVYDVNGRLVGKIFDERVNANQSYKVLFNAKDLASGVYFYRLNVNGHFTTRKMVLMR from the coding sequence GTGCGTTTTGTTACAGTCGTTTTTATGGTTTCCATTTTAGTTAGTTCTGTTTTGTCCGGGGCCCTGCCTAAAAAAATCGATAAAGCCCGAGTTTCGAAGGCAAGTATTCAAAAGGTACGCATTCAGGACGTACTGCCCCCTGGCGACACAAAAGATCGTATTTTGCCTCTGAGTAAAAGTCCGGTGCTCCCTTTGCAAAAGCCAATGGTTACGGGCAAATTTTACACCGACCATTCGGTGGTGGTTAAGATCGATTCATCACGTAACGGATTCGGCTGGTTAAACACAGCCATTCGTTCGGTGGATCATTTTAACGGCATAGATGCCATGGACGTGGAAGTGGATTTTGTGGTCGCCGCCTATCGTCAATATATCCTGGCCAATCCTGCCACCGGCATTATCGGCGCCACCACCATTGATGTGGCCAATGGCCTGGACAATGCGGAGTTTTACCGACATGTAGAGCTTAATCAGGACCTGGCTGCCGGTACTGTGGGCGGACGTTATCCTGGCGCGGTAGCCATTGATCGGCCTTTTATTCATTTTAATCAATATATTTCCGGTGATGCACAAAATTCTCCTGCTCTGTCCGATCCTTATCTGATCACCGATTACGGTTCTTACGGCATCAATGGCGGCGCATGGACGCCCTCCATCAAAATGGATGAAGGATACCAGCACTGGACGTTTGACAATAATCGTTTGTGGAACGGGCCGGTTGAAGTGGTAAAAGGCAATGACGGTTTATATCATTATGTGGGCGCGTACCGAAACTGGACCATCGCCGGCGAAAGCCAGCCCTATGAATATGTGCTGTTAAACGCACAAACGGACGATCCCACTTTTGGCTGGACGATTGATACCGACCCGACGGTCATCGATACCATGAATTTTTTCATTTATCCGGCGATTTCTATAAACAAAAATGGCTTTGGCGCCTGTGTTGGCGTGGGGCACGCCGGGCCGCATCCAGGCGATACCTTTTATCTGAGCGAGCTTCGATTGATGGTTATGACCACGCAGGATTACGGCCAAACCTGGACCGACGTGCGTGAAGTAAGCTGGGCCGAACTGGGCATTCCGGAGGAAATTACGGCAGCCGATTCGGTTTATGTTCTCGCCAATCCGGATGATCCCAATGATACGACGATGGTTATTTATGAAGGGCCGGCTTATGTGGCCATTCCGAACAACCATTCGGTTGATGTGCTGGTAACCGAAGACAATAAAATTTACGTGGCCTTCGATATTACCTGGGGGCCATGGGCCACCGAAAACAGCTACTATCGCAGTCCCTATTATTGCGGCTTGCATGTGGCCATCAGCACAGATGAAGGCGCCACTTTTAAAGATTCTCATGTGGCTATTAATAACGGTTTTTATGAAGGCGATGAAATGAGCGATCAGGTGGACGACAATTTCTTCTTTAATTCGGAAGCGGATCTGTCGGTTGATGAAAACGGTGTGATTTACGTTACCTGGCTCGATCGCCCCAGTACAGGCGTTGAACCGGCCGAGAAGAGTCGTTACAACAATCCGAACGAAGGTATTTTGTTAAAAGCCGATGTTTTTACGGCGCGTTCCATAGACGGCGGCAAAACCTGGACCTGGAAGATGAATGTTACGCAAACGCAAAGCGTGGATGAGTATGAGTTGAAAGCGGTGCGCAAAGCCTCTTCCCGCAATAACGGCACGGTTTGGTTTGCCTATTGCGAAGTCGATCCGAATCAGCCTGTGGCCCAGGGAGATCCCGACGCGTACACCTACCGTACGAATCGCGTATGGGTTGGCGAAGCGTTTACCTATCCCGATTCTGGCGTGGGCATCGATGATCGCAAAGAAAACTTAGCCGTTAATCACGTGTTGTTACGTAATTATCCAAATCCGTTCAATCCCAGTACGCATATTGAATTTAAGAGCGGAGAGGCCGGAAGAGCGGTTCTTACCGTTTACGATGTGAACGGCCGTTTGGTCGGTAAAATTTTTGATGAACGCGTTAATGCCAATCAGTCTTACAAAGTTTTATTTAACGCTAAAGACCTGGCCTCCGGAGTTTACTTTTATCGATTAAATGTAAACGGTCATTTTACCACGCGCAAAATGGTGTTAATGCGTTAA
- a CDS encoding T9SS type A sorting domain-containing protein, protein MRRLFYVTLIMGLAINFLMARPNRSFNKWVVQNPAQISAKVNFLTQLPVEPIKPFATAPVSQKRLQKSNKVMQTTAGTNIMIDVSGNGYGWLNPMTRKLDRWTGTDVQTSDARDVVLVAYRGELSDADGSARDICATELDVSAGLGAGATYTWSGDDGTELNAGISGIGGRYPSVTALDYPFVFFNQYISGDVQTVPAESHPYMITDWGTYLDNGGIWSTPDFLMDQGWLDPDLNDLFAYKVNRLWNGAVTVVKDANNIYHWCGVYETWFSDLEKQNNNKQNHKNIMTATSFDDTPANGWTYGWDVGNDPVLIDPNVVSLPRCGISMNSSGFGVIAGPGHLGWHDPDSGYYYNETKITYAVTYDYGVTWSAWDTVSFGAMGIPTYHNAEDSLLWDVTIIGTDTIYTPYQGPTFLGTNFDMSVLVDENNTIYVAFNCLWGKPGDGGWYPSPYYSGIWLAKKTETGVWEGSHVAYNNGVYEGDEQISGMSAYFFDSELQVSRDDQGNLYMAWLDRRRTQVQVSRFNRYSDPETYGSDATYKTDIYAAHSIDGGVSWSDQINCTDSPGVDEYELSLSPNSANQTARGDYGKIWYSFCIADTLNGDPAVDAYIELANEVWVGEASNFNPPAAIGDETPVVRTYSLEQNYPNPFNPTTTIEFVPLTNGRATLSVFNTAGQKVATLFNGNVIKGENYQLTFDATGLASGVYFYKLQTEQGVEIKKMVLMK, encoded by the coding sequence ATGCGTCGTCTTTTTTACGTTACATTAATCATGGGGCTTGCCATTAATTTTTTAATGGCCAGACCCAATCGTTCATTCAATAAGTGGGTTGTGCAAAATCCCGCGCAAATCAGCGCAAAAGTAAATTTTTTAACGCAATTGCCGGTAGAACCGATTAAGCCTTTTGCCACGGCCCCGGTGTCGCAGAAGAGACTGCAAAAGAGTAATAAAGTAATGCAAACCACGGCCGGCACGAATATTATGATCGATGTGTCCGGTAATGGCTATGGCTGGTTAAATCCCATGACCAGAAAGCTGGATCGCTGGACAGGTACGGATGTGCAAACCAGCGACGCCCGGGATGTGGTTCTGGTTGCATACCGTGGCGAGCTCTCTGACGCAGACGGTAGCGCTCGTGATATTTGCGCTACCGAGCTGGATGTTTCCGCTGGTCTGGGAGCCGGCGCAACTTATACCTGGTCTGGCGACGATGGCACTGAGTTGAACGCCGGTATCAGCGGTATTGGCGGCCGTTATCCCAGCGTTACTGCCTTGGATTATCCTTTTGTCTTTTTTAACCAATACATTTCGGGAGATGTACAGACCGTTCCTGCCGAATCCCATCCTTACATGATTACCGACTGGGGCACTTATCTGGATAATGGCGGCATCTGGTCGACGCCCGATTTTTTGATGGATCAGGGCTGGCTCGATCCTGACTTAAACGATTTATTTGCTTATAAGGTTAACCGTCTGTGGAACGGCGCGGTTACGGTGGTTAAAGACGCCAACAATATCTATCACTGGTGCGGCGTGTATGAAACCTGGTTTTCCGATCTTGAAAAGCAAAACAATAATAAACAAAATCATAAAAACATTATGACCGCTACCTCATTTGACGATACTCCGGCAAACGGCTGGACATATGGCTGGGATGTGGGCAACGATCCGGTTTTGATCGATCCGAACGTCGTTTCTCTGCCCCGCTGCGGTATTTCCATGAATTCCAGCGGTTTTGGCGTTATTGCAGGCCCTGGCCACCTGGGCTGGCACGATCCGGATTCCGGTTATTATTATAATGAAACCAAAATTACCTATGCCGTTACCTATGATTATGGCGTAACCTGGAGCGCCTGGGATACGGTCAGTTTTGGCGCTATGGGCATTCCTACCTACCACAATGCAGAAGATTCTCTGTTATGGGATGTTACCATCATTGGCACAGATACCATTTACACTCCCTATCAGGGCCCGACCTTTCTGGGCACCAATTTTGATATGAGCGTTTTAGTGGACGAGAATAATACGATTTATGTCGCTTTCAACTGCCTGTGGGGTAAACCTGGCGATGGCGGCTGGTATCCTTCGCCCTATTATTCGGGCATCTGGCTTGCTAAAAAGACAGAAACGGGTGTCTGGGAAGGCTCCCATGTGGCTTACAATAACGGCGTTTACGAAGGCGATGAGCAAATCTCTGGCATGTCCGCGTACTTTTTTGACTCGGAGCTGCAGGTTAGCCGCGATGACCAGGGTAACCTTTATATGGCCTGGCTGGATCGCCGTCGCACCCAGGTTCAGGTATCGCGCTTTAATCGTTACAGCGATCCGGAAACATACGGTTCGGACGCCACCTACAAAACCGATATCTATGCCGCTCATTCCATTGACGGCGGCGTAAGCTGGTCTGACCAGATCAATTGCACGGATTCTCCCGGCGTGGATGAATATGAGTTGAGTCTTTCTCCGAATTCCGCTAATCAGACGGCTCGCGGCGATTACGGTAAAATCTGGTATTCCTTTTGCATAGCCGATACCCTGAATGGCGATCCCGCTGTGGATGCCTATATTGAACTGGCCAATGAAGTATGGGTTGGCGAGGCCAGTAATTTCAATCCGCCGGCGGCAATTGGCGATGAAACGCCTGTGGTTCGCACCTATTCGCTGGAACAGAACTACCCGAACCCCTTTAATCCAACCACGACCATCGAATTTGTTCCTTTGACCAATGGACGCGCCACTCTAAGCGTTTTTAACACGGCTGGACAAAAGGTGGCCACCCTGTTTAACGGAAACGTTATTAAAGGGGAAAACTATCAATTGACGTTTGATGCCACCGGTCTTGCTTCTGGCGTATATTTTTACAAATTACAAACGGAGCAGGGCGTAGAAATTAAGAAGATGGTGTTGATGAAATAA